From a single Fulvivirga ulvae genomic region:
- the hutH gene encoding histidine ammonia-lyase, with product MNQIHYISDKSLTLEQVQEVISGNYKLALSPEAEDKISKCRNYLDQKVQNSSEPVYGVNTGFGSLYNKNISKEDLTKLQENLVKSHACGTGDEVPESIVRLMLLLKVQSLAYGHSGVQVETVNRLIDFFNSGVYPVVYEMGSLGASGDLAPLAHLCLPLIGLGEVNYKGQRYSGKQINEKLGFKPIAFRAKEGLALLNGTQLMGAYGVWSLINGERLLDLANIIGAMSVDGFDGRIEPFSAKVHEIRPQKGQILVAKKFRELLEGSDIISQPKKHVQDPYSFRCIPQVHGASADAIFYVKDIFLTEINGVTDNPNVFPDEDEIISAGNFHGQPLALPLDFLCLALAELGNISERRTYQLISGARDLPNYLVANPGINSGLMIPQYTAASLVSQNKQYCTPASADSIVSSNGQEDHVSMGANAAVKTYKVVNNLYRILAIELITATQALEFRRPLKTSGYLEDFMRNFREHVPFIEDDRVLYEDIANAVGFLRTVSL from the coding sequence ATGAACCAGATCCATTACATATCCGATAAGTCATTAACCTTAGAGCAAGTTCAGGAAGTAATCTCGGGGAACTATAAACTGGCCTTATCGCCGGAGGCCGAAGATAAAATCAGCAAATGTCGCAATTATCTTGATCAAAAGGTTCAGAATTCTTCCGAGCCTGTCTATGGCGTAAATACCGGTTTTGGTTCATTATACAATAAAAACATTTCAAAAGAAGACCTGACCAAACTCCAGGAGAACCTTGTAAAGTCACATGCCTGTGGTACGGGCGATGAAGTACCAGAGTCCATAGTTAGGTTAATGCTTCTGCTCAAAGTTCAGTCACTGGCTTATGGTCACTCAGGCGTACAGGTGGAAACGGTCAATCGTCTGATCGACTTTTTCAACAGTGGCGTTTACCCTGTGGTTTATGAAATGGGTTCTTTAGGTGCTTCAGGAGATCTTGCTCCCCTTGCTCATCTTTGCCTGCCACTCATCGGACTCGGGGAGGTTAATTATAAAGGTCAACGGTATTCGGGTAAGCAAATTAATGAAAAGCTGGGCTTCAAACCCATAGCATTCAGAGCGAAAGAAGGCCTTGCACTGCTTAATGGCACACAACTCATGGGTGCTTACGGTGTTTGGTCGTTGATTAATGGAGAGCGGCTGCTCGACCTGGCAAATATAATTGGCGCCATGTCAGTTGATGGTTTCGATGGCAGAATAGAACCTTTCAGTGCTAAAGTGCATGAGATCAGGCCTCAGAAAGGACAAATCCTTGTTGCCAAAAAATTCAGGGAGCTTCTGGAGGGCAGCGACATTATATCCCAGCCCAAAAAGCACGTTCAGGATCCTTATTCATTCAGGTGCATCCCTCAGGTACATGGTGCCAGTGCTGATGCAATTTTCTACGTCAAGGATATTTTTCTGACTGAGATCAATGGGGTAACTGATAACCCGAATGTATTCCCTGATGAAGACGAAATCATCTCGGCAGGCAACTTTCACGGACAACCTTTGGCCTTGCCACTGGACTTCCTATGCCTGGCGCTAGCCGAACTGGGTAATATTTCAGAGCGGCGTACTTACCAGCTCATATCCGGGGCACGCGACCTGCCCAATTACCTTGTGGCCAATCCGGGTATTAATTCAGGACTGATGATACCTCAATACACAGCAGCATCACTGGTGAGCCAGAATAAGCAGTACTGTACGCCTGCTTCGGCCGATTCTATTGTTTCTTCTAACGGACAGGAAGACCATGTGAGCATGGGTGCCAACGCTGCGGTCAAAACATATAAGGTAGTCAACAATTTATATCGTATTTTAGCCATTGAACTGATCACTGCAACGCAGGCATTGGAGTTCAGAAGGCCTTTAAAAACATCAGGTTACCTCGAAGACTTCATGCGCAATTTCCGTGAGCATGTTCCGTTTATAGAGGACGACCGTGTTTTATATGAAGACATAGCCAATGCGGTCGGTTTTTTAAGGACAGTTAGCCTTTGA
- a CDS encoding thioredoxin family protein, translating into MALTPSNMLPLGTVAPPFELLDAVSERTMTLDELKSDKATVIMFICNHCPYVKHLQSELVNIAEDYIPEGVKFIAISSNDVEEYPEDSPELMQAEAKKWRYPFPYLFDETQAVARAYDAACTPDFYIFDGNMELVYRGQLDESRPGNEKPLTGKDMRAALDDLLKGNPISEKQVPSQGCNIKWKK; encoded by the coding sequence ATGGCACTTACACCTTCGAACATGTTACCGCTGGGAACTGTAGCACCTCCCTTTGAATTGTTGGATGCGGTATCAGAACGAACAATGACGCTCGATGAGCTTAAATCAGACAAAGCGACAGTGATCATGTTTATTTGTAATCACTGTCCGTATGTAAAGCACCTCCAGTCCGAGTTGGTAAATATCGCCGAGGATTATATACCGGAAGGGGTTAAGTTTATTGCAATAAGTTCAAATGATGTTGAAGAGTATCCTGAAGATTCCCCGGAATTGATGCAGGCCGAGGCTAAAAAATGGCGCTACCCGTTTCCTTACCTGTTTGATGAAACGCAGGCAGTAGCCCGCGCTTATGATGCCGCATGCACTCCTGACTTTTATATTTTCGACGGAAATATGGAGCTTGTTTACCGTGGACAACTGGACGAATCGCGGCCAGGTAATGAAAAACCATTGACAGGCAAGGATATGAGGGCAGCTTTGGATGATCTTTTAAAGGGGAACCCCATTTCAGAGAAGCAGGTTCCAAGTCAGGGGTGTAACATTAAATGGAAGAAATGA
- the hisS gene encoding histidine--tRNA ligase has translation MSQKPTLPKGTRDFGPEQMGKRNFIFGAIKKVFEKYGFMPLETPAMENLSVLTGKYGDEGDQLLFKVLNSGDFLSKTDENDFAAGSKQLLPKISEKGLKYDLTVPFARYVVMNRHDLALPFKRYQIQPVWRADRPQKGRYREFYQCDADVVGTNSLICETEIILMINEVFTRLGIKDFDIKINHRKILSGITQAIGAAGKESDFCVAIDKLDKIGIEKVLEEMKDRGISEEATQKALPILELTGTIEDKVAHLKNILKDSGEGLQGIKDLEEILETLKAFGLEQHNVDFDVTLARGLSYYTGAIFEVKVNNVGIGSVSGGGRYDDLTGVFGVPDLSGVGFSFGVDRIYDVMEELGIFPEEALKSTEVLIIHFDDESKKYGLSVLNRLRKAGIKSEIYPDSAKPKKQFDYANKKNISYTIVIGSDEIATQKLSFKNMTTGDQEKLTLEEILKQLSKH, from the coding sequence ATGAGTCAAAAACCTACACTACCCAAAGGTACACGCGATTTCGGGCCTGAACAAATGGGCAAAAGGAATTTTATATTTGGTGCAATCAAAAAAGTTTTTGAAAAATACGGCTTTATGCCCCTGGAAACTCCGGCTATGGAAAACTTGTCTGTACTAACAGGTAAGTATGGAGATGAGGGAGATCAGTTGCTTTTTAAAGTGCTTAACTCAGGAGACTTCCTTTCCAAGACGGACGAAAACGATTTTGCAGCCGGGTCAAAACAGCTGCTACCTAAAATTTCTGAAAAGGGCCTGAAATATGACCTTACTGTCCCCTTTGCAAGGTATGTGGTCATGAACCGTCATGATCTTGCATTACCGTTCAAAAGATATCAAATACAACCCGTCTGGCGAGCTGACAGACCTCAAAAAGGCAGATACAGAGAATTTTACCAGTGCGATGCCGATGTGGTAGGCACCAATTCGCTCATTTGTGAAACAGAGATCATCCTGATGATCAATGAGGTTTTTACCAGGCTTGGGATTAAGGATTTTGACATTAAAATAAACCACAGAAAAATACTTTCAGGCATTACGCAGGCCATAGGTGCAGCAGGTAAAGAAAGTGATTTCTGCGTGGCTATTGACAAGCTGGACAAAATAGGTATAGAGAAGGTGCTGGAAGAAATGAAAGACCGGGGCATCAGCGAAGAGGCTACCCAAAAAGCACTGCCTATACTTGAACTTACAGGCACCATTGAAGATAAAGTAGCACACCTTAAAAATATATTGAAGGATTCGGGCGAAGGCTTGCAGGGCATAAAAGACCTGGAAGAAATCCTCGAAACCCTTAAAGCCTTTGGCCTGGAGCAGCACAATGTAGATTTTGACGTAACGCTTGCCAGAGGCTTGAGCTACTACACCGGGGCCATTTTTGAAGTTAAGGTCAATAATGTAGGTATCGGCAGTGTAAGTGGTGGTGGCAGGTACGATGACCTTACCGGTGTATTCGGCGTTCCCGATCTTTCCGGTGTTGGATTTTCATTCGGCGTAGACCGCATCTATGATGTTATGGAGGAGTTGGGCATCTTCCCCGAAGAAGCTCTGAAGTCAACGGAAGTACTGATCATACACTTTGATGACGAGTCTAAAAAATATGGTCTGTCGGTACTTAACCGGTTGAGAAAAGCAGGCATAAAATCAGAGATCTACCCTGATTCTGCCAAGCCCAAGAAACAATTTGACTACGCCAATAAAAAGAACATCAGCTATACCATCGTCATCGGCTCTGATGAAATAGCGACACAAAAATTGTCTTTCAAAAATATGACCACCGGAGATCAGGAAAAGTTAACTCTGGAGGAAATTCTTAAACAATTATCAAAGCATTAA
- a CDS encoding malectin domain-containing carbohydrate-binding protein, whose product MKNYVSILNKEISGYLVLLLIACFTNGYAQKKHDLSLYYNYLNSADTPGIEKKEAMMASYVYRINAGGWETGDGWFADSYADPSIYVNYGQIGYNSANGGGSGWDGIYSNKSRVNMSSFDMEWDFPVANGNYIVNLYFVENISTSQSIGSRVFDVEIEGMKALENFDILKHTGTDFVARLPFSVAVTDGNIDINFITEVGSSLITAIEIEAGSIINYPITSFNAYGLNFTMNEGQELRVPFIFSDIDSAPSQIEVFGEFYDGGTETFYIVDNGDGSGEIVFQAGYSDSSIGHYLIFGADDENGSVTDCPACWAAGTLTVINTPIGNAVYRVNAGDWSEVSGPAVNWSVDTYSKPSTYVNSTAIGFTTASHTVMSNPTDAPSGVFFKSRVDNSFNDMAWEFPLPDGNYIAKLYFVESNFNMPGQRVFDVAVEGAVELSYFDILSETAKNVPLQKNITTNVTDGSLSIVFEDRVANPIIAAIEVTYNGPVVVPPVAPELDLDASNANKQLLREVSVKPNPVQDRMTVVLPEAIKGEVNIRLFDSNNQVRYQSADASSFEREEVQFYISQQIPPGVYYAEISDGVSKYYVKVLKQ is encoded by the coding sequence ATGAAAAACTATGTCTCCATCCTTAACAAAGAGATATCAGGTTATCTGGTACTTCTATTGATCGCTTGTTTTACTAATGGGTATGCCCAGAAAAAGCATGACCTGAGTCTTTATTATAATTATCTGAACTCGGCAGATACTCCTGGTATTGAGAAAAAGGAGGCTATGATGGCATCCTACGTATACAGGATCAATGCAGGCGGTTGGGAAACGGGTGATGGCTGGTTTGCTGATTCATATGCGGACCCTTCTATTTATGTGAATTATGGACAGATAGGATATAATTCCGCTAATGGAGGTGGTTCGGGATGGGACGGAATTTATTCCAACAAAAGCCGCGTAAACATGAGCTCGTTTGATATGGAGTGGGATTTTCCTGTAGCCAATGGCAATTACATAGTCAATTTATATTTTGTGGAAAACATATCTACCTCCCAATCGATCGGGTCTCGAGTATTTGACGTGGAAATAGAAGGAATGAAGGCTTTGGAAAATTTTGATATATTGAAACATACGGGGACAGACTTTGTAGCCCGGCTACCGTTTTCTGTAGCGGTAACTGATGGTAATATTGATATTAATTTCATTACAGAGGTGGGTAGTTCATTGATAACCGCAATAGAAATAGAAGCGGGCTCCATAATTAATTATCCGATCACAAGTTTTAATGCTTATGGGCTCAACTTTACTATGAATGAAGGGCAGGAGCTCAGAGTGCCATTTATCTTTAGTGACATAGATAGTGCTCCTTCACAAATTGAGGTTTTTGGAGAGTTTTATGATGGAGGTACGGAAACATTCTATATTGTTGATAATGGTGATGGTAGCGGTGAAATTGTGTTCCAGGCAGGGTATAGCGACTCCAGTATCGGTCACTACTTAATTTTTGGTGCGGATGATGAAAATGGTTCCGTCACTGACTGTCCGGCTTGCTGGGCGGCAGGAACACTGACCGTTATTAACACCCCAATTGGTAATGCAGTATATCGTGTCAATGCCGGGGACTGGAGCGAAGTCAGCGGGCCGGCGGTAAACTGGTCGGTTGATACATATTCAAAACCAAGTACCTATGTCAATAGTACAGCCATTGGCTTTACTACGGCCTCACATACCGTTATGAGCAATCCTACTGATGCTCCAAGCGGCGTGTTCTTTAAATCGAGGGTTGATAACAGTTTCAATGATATGGCCTGGGAGTTTCCCTTACCGGATGGTAATTATATTGCCAAACTATATTTTGTGGAGAGTAATTTTAACATGCCCGGCCAGCGTGTGTTTGATGTAGCGGTAGAAGGGGCAGTGGAACTGAGCTACTTTGATATTTTGAGTGAAACAGCGAAGAATGTTCCGTTACAGAAGAATATTACCACCAATGTTACTGATGGAAGCCTGAGCATTGTTTTCGAAGACAGGGTGGCAAACCCTATTATAGCAGCGATTGAGGTTACTTACAATGGCCCGGTGGTGGTGCCGCCTGTAGCTCCTGAGCTGGATCTTGATGCATCAAATGCCAATAAACAGCTTTTGCGTGAGGTGTCGGTTAAACCCAACCCGGTACAGGATAGAATGACAGTAGTACTCCCTGAAGCTATAAAAGGAGAGGTAAACATACGGCTATTTGATAGCAATAATCAGGTAAGGTACCAGTCTGCAGATGCCAGTAGCTTTGAGAGGGAAGAGGTACAATTTTATATCAGCCAGCAAATACCTCCCGGGGTGTATTATGCAGAGATATCGGATGGCGTTTCGAAATATTATGTAAAGGTTCTGAAGCAATAA
- a CDS encoding malectin domain-containing carbohydrate-binding protein, producing the protein MKRKFYFPAWTKLFVVFSLMFYCASYAQKPQAYQIVSDKNFGEIRPVRMLTLPDSTILYRVNAGGTEHTNTWAEDSRENPNSYVNHNQIWYNNANGAGGFFTQKSRVNSSRNTMEWDFPVLNENHIVALYFAESAATSQTVGSRVFDVEIEGRKVLDDFDIMKFTGAGRAVVFYISVFIEDNNVDIDFITEVGSSLISAIEIGTGALPNMDPFISYNTYGLDRTVREGTELRIPLTATDFDSPDSVITLGGEIIGGDFYTMVDYGGGKGELIIRPGYDDAGEYLFYVESGDEDGGYTDCNACWAMGNLVVVETPVGNPVYRVNAGDWRMVEDTAVPWEIDSFHEPSAFINSDEIHLTTASHTITSNPTDAPDGVFYKSRVSVRDLENMEWNFPVPNGNYTAKLYFVDSKPDYVKDRIFDVLVEGDTVLNHFNILSEVARNTPIQKNIPAQVTDGNLTISFDDLTFDRIGTIVAAIEIVYEGQIVDEMADHLALDASAANKELLKEISVYPNPVENVMVLKFPDQIQGKVEVRLIDSSNQVRYKASNDSDVMRSEVQFLIDSSLPSGVYHAEISDGHSRRYVKVLKR; encoded by the coding sequence ATGAAACGTAAATTTTATTTTCCTGCATGGACAAAGCTGTTTGTGGTCTTTTCACTAATGTTTTATTGTGCTTCTTATGCTCAAAAGCCGCAGGCTTATCAGATTGTGTCAGATAAGAACTTTGGCGAGATTCGGCCTGTACGTATGCTCACACTACCCGATTCAACTATTTTATACCGTGTCAATGCCGGTGGTACTGAGCATACTAATACATGGGCCGAAGATTCCAGGGAAAACCCGAATTCCTATGTAAATCATAACCAAATCTGGTATAATAATGCTAATGGTGCCGGTGGTTTTTTTACCCAGAAGAGTAGGGTAAACTCCTCCCGTAATACTATGGAGTGGGATTTTCCTGTTTTGAACGAGAATCATATTGTGGCCTTATATTTTGCGGAAAGCGCTGCAACTTCTCAGACGGTTGGCTCGCGCGTTTTTGACGTGGAGATTGAAGGCCGAAAAGTGCTGGATGATTTTGATATTATGAAATTTACCGGCGCTGGAAGGGCAGTTGTATTCTATATTTCCGTTTTTATCGAGGACAATAATGTGGATATTGATTTTATCACTGAAGTCGGCAGCTCTTTGATCAGCGCTATTGAAATTGGAACCGGAGCATTGCCTAATATGGATCCCTTCATTTCATACAACACCTACGGTCTGGACAGAACTGTGCGGGAAGGAACTGAATTGCGTATTCCGTTGACAGCGACCGACTTCGACAGCCCTGACAGTGTCATTACATTGGGAGGAGAAATTATTGGAGGGGATTTTTATACCATGGTCGATTATGGCGGAGGAAAAGGTGAACTGATCATCAGGCCTGGTTATGACGATGCCGGCGAATACCTTTTCTATGTAGAGTCCGGAGATGAAGACGGTGGATATACTGACTGTAATGCTTGTTGGGCGATGGGAAACCTGGTGGTGGTTGAGACACCTGTAGGTAATCCTGTATATCGAGTCAATGCCGGTGATTGGCGCATGGTTGAAGATACTGCCGTGCCATGGGAGATCGATAGCTTTCATGAGCCGAGTGCTTTTATTAATAGTGATGAAATACATCTGACTACAGCTTCTCACACTATTACCTCTAACCCTACCGATGCGCCGGATGGTGTTTTCTATAAATCGCGTGTTTCCGTACGTGATCTGGAGAATATGGAATGGAATTTTCCTGTTCCCAATGGTAATTACACCGCTAAACTCTATTTTGTAGACAGCAAGCCTGATTACGTAAAGGACCGGATTTTTGATGTTTTGGTCGAGGGGGACACAGTGTTAAACCATTTTAACATTCTCAGTGAAGTAGCACGTAATACCCCGATACAAAAAAATATACCGGCTCAGGTAACTGATGGAAATCTGACTATTTCATTCGATGATCTCACCTTCGACCGTATCGGAACAATAGTAGCTGCAATCGAGATTGTTTACGAAGGACAGATAGTAGATGAAATGGCTGATCATTTGGCTTTGGATGCATCAGCAGCGAATAAGGAATTGCTTAAGGAGATCTCTGTTTACCCCAACCCGGTCGAAAACGTAATGGTGTTAAAGTTTCCTGACCAGATACAAGGGAAAGTAGAGGTTCGGCTGATTGATAGCAGCAACCAGGTAAGGTACAAAGCATCAAACGATAGTGATGTTATGCGCTCAGAGGTTCAATTTCTAATTGATAGCAGTCTTCCTTCCGGTGTTTATCATGCAGAAATCTCAGATGGGCATTCCCGCCGGTATGTCAAAGTGTTGAAGCGGTAA
- a CDS encoding HEAT repeat domain-containing protein, producing MDTKDLINKYRSGRLLAEEEELLDRYIENGTVSLDELEDLKGIKVNFEALPTPEPSQNLSDAFYANLEATKQKEQKSKALAHWFAQLWAGQPALRWAYSVGLIALGVGLGYLLRPGGEDNRKLENLSAEVSEMKEMMMLTLLDKESPSDRLKAVNLTSELPDASVKVTEALLKTLNNDENVNVRLATLEALYPYASHPQVREGLIKAIAMQESPLVQMALAEMMVALQEKRSVENLEKVLKNKNTPPEVRERIEKSIEVLI from the coding sequence ATGGATACGAAGGATTTGATAAACAAATACAGGTCAGGACGGCTTTTGGCTGAGGAAGAGGAGTTGCTGGACAGGTACATAGAAAATGGCACGGTGAGCCTTGATGAGCTTGAAGATTTGAAGGGTATCAAAGTCAATTTTGAAGCGCTGCCAACACCAGAGCCATCTCAAAATCTGTCTGATGCTTTCTATGCTAACCTGGAAGCGACCAAACAAAAGGAGCAAAAATCCAAAGCTTTAGCCCACTGGTTTGCCCAACTATGGGCAGGTCAGCCGGCTCTGCGGTGGGCTTATAGTGTGGGGTTGATAGCGCTGGGGGTAGGCTTAGGTTATTTGCTCAGGCCTGGTGGTGAAGACAACCGCAAGCTGGAAAACCTTTCCGCAGAAGTGAGTGAAATGAAGGAGATGATGATGCTGACATTGCTTGATAAGGAATCGCCAAGCGACCGCCTCAAGGCTGTAAACCTTACCAGTGAGTTGCCTGATGCCAGCGTAAAAGTGACAGAGGCTTTGCTGAAAACGCTTAACAATGATGAAAATGTGAATGTAAGGCTGGCTACACTTGAAGCGCTGTACCCTTATGCTTCGCACCCACAGGTGAGGGAAGGCCTGATCAAGGCCATAGCCATGCAGGAGTCGCCGTTGGTACAGATGGCACTGGCGGAGATGATGGTGGCTCTTCAGGAGAAAAGGTCAGTCGAAAATCTTGAAAAGGTATTGAAAAACAAAAACACGCCTCCCGAGGTCAGGGAGAGAATTGAGAAAAGCATTGAAGTGCTGATATAA
- a CDS encoding RNA polymerase sigma factor has product MDSISDNALMLKVRDGDLDKLGLLFERYKKILFGFFYNMSHDAGLSEDLVQNVFMRILKYRAGFKGDGEFKVWMFHIARNVGHDHYRKTKGKETDEIDNWKDKLGDDNMNREVEIEKGEDLDLLRLALKRLDEEKREILTLSKLEGMKYKNIGDILNCSEGAVKVKVFRALQALKQEYMYLQARV; this is encoded by the coding sequence TTGGATTCGATTTCGGATAATGCTTTGATGCTGAAGGTGAGAGATGGTGATCTCGATAAGTTGGGATTGCTCTTTGAGCGGTATAAAAAAATACTTTTCGGCTTCTTTTATAACATGAGTCATGATGCCGGGCTGAGTGAAGACCTCGTACAGAATGTTTTTATGAGGATACTTAAATACAGGGCTGGTTTTAAAGGTGATGGAGAGTTTAAGGTGTGGATGTTTCATATCGCCCGCAACGTAGGGCATGATCATTACCGCAAAACTAAGGGGAAGGAGACGGATGAGATAGACAACTGGAAGGACAAACTCGGCGATGATAATATGAACAGGGAAGTTGAAATAGAAAAGGGCGAAGACCTGGATCTGCTGAGGCTTGCACTTAAGCGGCTTGACGAAGAGAAAAGGGAAATACTCACGCTTAGCAAGCTGGAAGGGATGAAGTATAAAAATATTGGGGATATCCTTAATTGTTCTGAAGGTGCTGTTAAGGTTAAGGTGTTCAGGGCGCTGCAAGCGTTAAAGCAGGAATACATGTATTTGCAGGCCAGGGTATAA
- a CDS encoding LysE family translocator: protein MFEPTQLITFIFASILLLVIPGPAVFFVVAKSIDQGRTAGVVSVLGIQLGTLVHLLAAALGISAILVSSAMAFNVIKYAGAAYLIYMGIKSLTAKTETPDINMKFEKQKLSKVFFQGAIVNILNPKTALFFFAFLPQFIAPGTTSSTWQIFTLGLIFIALSIISDSIYALLAGSIKSYLHRNPVRLKFQKYISGCLYILLGIATLVAEPGKRIK, encoded by the coding sequence ATGTTTGAACCGACCCAACTCATCACATTCATATTTGCATCTATTTTACTTTTAGTCATTCCCGGGCCCGCGGTATTCTTTGTAGTTGCCAAGAGTATTGACCAGGGAAGAACGGCTGGTGTGGTATCCGTTTTAGGCATACAACTAGGCACCCTGGTACACCTTTTAGCCGCTGCACTAGGTATCTCGGCAATATTGGTCTCCTCTGCCATGGCTTTTAATGTGATCAAGTATGCGGGAGCAGCTTACCTGATCTACATGGGTATCAAAAGTTTGACTGCAAAAACTGAGACTCCTGACATTAATATGAAATTTGAGAAGCAAAAACTCAGTAAGGTTTTCTTTCAGGGTGCGATTGTAAACATACTCAATCCCAAAACAGCATTGTTCTTTTTTGCTTTTCTACCTCAGTTCATCGCCCCGGGTACAACTTCTTCCACATGGCAAATATTTACTCTGGGTCTGATATTTATTGCACTAAGTATCATAAGTGACAGCATTTATGCATTGCTGGCAGGGTCAATAAAAAGTTATCTTCATCGAAACCCGGTAAGGTTAAAATTCCAAAAATATATTAGTGGCTGTCTGTACATACTTTTAGGTATTGCAACCCTGGTAGCAGAGCCTGGAAAAAGAATAAAGTGA
- a CDS encoding ArsO family NAD(P)H-dependent flavin-containing monooxygenase — translation MNLMNNAILVHMADQQHFDVIVIGGGQSGLATGYFLRRTGLKYIILDEQEKPGGAWLKTWDSLKLFSPAEHSSLPGWIMPKGDEAYPGKAQVIQYLTDYEKRYKLPVERPVAVHSITKANGRFILETSKGEYTCTALISATGTWKKPFIPDYAGLDEFEGIQVHSAQYRHEQGFANKKVLIIGGGNSGAQILAEVSKVASTTWVTLEDPKFLPDDVDGRYLFEFATRQYKARLEGKEIKPVGSLGDVVMVASVKEARERNVLSTVRPFTAFYNNGVTWPDGTKEAFDAVIWCTGFKSSLDHLEGLNIVENGRIATKDTKAIALGGLWLVGYGGWTGYASATLIGVGRTARQTVKEIEDYLN, via the coding sequence ATGAATTTAATGAATAATGCTATACTTGTACACATGGCAGACCAGCAGCATTTTGATGTAATCGTGATAGGCGGCGGACAAAGTGGACTGGCAACAGGCTATTTTCTCCGCCGTACAGGTTTAAAATATATTATTCTCGATGAGCAGGAAAAGCCCGGCGGGGCATGGCTGAAAACCTGGGATTCTTTAAAGTTATTCTCTCCGGCAGAGCATAGCTCATTACCGGGCTGGATAATGCCTAAGGGTGATGAAGCATATCCGGGCAAGGCACAGGTAATACAATACCTGACAGACTATGAAAAGCGGTATAAGCTACCTGTTGAACGACCCGTAGCTGTCCATTCCATTACCAAGGCAAATGGCAGGTTCATTTTGGAAACTTCAAAAGGTGAGTACACCTGCACAGCTTTGATCAGCGCCACCGGGACATGGAAAAAGCCGTTTATTCCCGATTACGCGGGCCTTGATGAGTTTGAAGGCATTCAGGTGCATTCTGCCCAATATCGCCATGAACAGGGGTTTGCAAACAAAAAGGTTTTAATCATCGGAGGTGGCAATTCCGGAGCCCAGATACTGGCGGAAGTATCCAAAGTGGCCAGCACTACCTGGGTAACGCTGGAGGATCCCAAATTTCTCCCCGATGATGTTGATGGGCGATACCTTTTTGAGTTTGCCACCAGGCAGTACAAAGCCCGGCTGGAAGGCAAAGAGATCAAACCGGTTGGCTCTCTGGGAGACGTTGTAATGGTTGCCTCCGTCAAAGAAGCCCGTGAACGCAATGTACTGAGCACTGTTCGTCCCTTCACCGCATTTTACAATAACGGTGTCACCTGGCCTGATGGCACAAAAGAAGCATTTGATGCTGTAATCTGGTGTACAGGGTTTAAGTCTTCACTGGATCATTTAGAAGGATTAAATATTGTGGAAAATGGTAGAATAGCAACCAAAGACACAAAAGCTATTGCCTTGGGAGGCCTCTGGCTTGTAGGTTACGGAGGCTGGACGGGTTATGCCTCCGCCACTTTGATTGGTGTCGGGCGCACTGCACGACAGACTGTAAAAGAAATAGAAGACTATCTGAATTAA
- a CDS encoding metallophosphoesterase family protein: MKIGLLSDTHGHLDPKVFKYFEACDEIWHAGDIGSGVLEQLVDFKPTRAVYGNIDGHDVRVACPEHYKFRCEGLKVWMTHIGGYPPRYNPKIKRGLQLSHPDIFICGHSHILRIMRDPKINNLLYINPGAAGIHGFHKVKTLVRFEIVGREVKDMQVIEIGSRAAGVQ; this comes from the coding sequence ATGAAAATAGGCCTGCTTTCAGACACCCACGGACACCTCGACCCCAAAGTATTTAAATATTTTGAAGCCTGCGATGAGATATGGCATGCCGGGGACATCGGCAGTGGTGTGCTGGAACAGTTGGTAGACTTTAAGCCAACAAGAGCTGTATATGGAAATATAGACGGCCATGACGTCCGCGTGGCATGTCCTGAACATTACAAATTCAGATGTGAAGGCCTTAAAGTCTGGATGACCCATATCGGAGGCTACCCTCCGCGCTATAACCCAAAAATAAAAAGAGGTCTCCAGCTTTCCCACCCTGACATCTTTATTTGCGGACATTCGCACATCCTAAGGATAATGAGAGACCCGAAAATCAATAACCTACTCTACATCAATCCCGGAGCAGCTGGGATCCATGGTTTTCACAAGGTAAAAACCCTTGTACGATTTGAGATTGTCGGCAGGGAGGTGAAGGATATGCAGGTGATAGAGATTGGGAGCAGGGCCGCCGGGGTCCAGTGA